A part of Candidatus Bathyarchaeum sp. genomic DNA contains:
- a CDS encoding B12-binding domain-containing radical SAM protein produces MKFSFINPGPNPELPIEDVKKMVGAAPPLGMLYIATYLRENGIDISIIDEAPKGYTLKDTVDWVKKENPDILGFSTCSATGRKAALIAETVKKENPNVSIVFGNFFATFNAERILKKYPAVDFIVRGEGEHTSLELAQCLEKNGDLKKVLGINFRNNKKIITTPDRPLIKDINSLPFPDRTLLDIDYHNTTAGVVVAPKKFSNFVTSRGCVYKCRFCGCRRLARTLWRARSVDNIMEEMHLLSSQGYKQFMFVDDNFTLNPKRVIELCRRLKDEKVDVEFFAEGRVDHCPQEMLQEMHKANCKMIYFGIENGTQKVLDYYDKEITPQQAFAAVKRARNVGMDVIVASFIVGAPHETKQEIKNTFKFAQKLQVDIPQFNILATFPGTDIWEELKTQGLVDEEKHWETGVMVSDVCPDTVPAKEIAKLIHDAYQDFFVRPDYIVKQLAKFFTSSYRRNVLVGNLKRADAVADGIKMVT; encoded by the coding sequence ATGAAGTTTTCTTTCATTAATCCGGGACCAAATCCTGAGTTGCCTATCGAAGATGTTAAAAAAATGGTGGGCGCCGCTCCGCCTTTGGGTATGTTATACATTGCGACTTATCTTAGAGAAAACGGAATTGATATTTCTATAATCGATGAAGCCCCAAAAGGCTACACATTAAAAGACACCGTAGACTGGGTCAAAAAAGAAAACCCAGATATTCTTGGTTTTTCTACTTGTAGTGCCACTGGTAGAAAAGCAGCCCTTATTGCAGAAACTGTGAAAAAAGAAAACCCCAATGTTTCAATTGTTTTTGGTAACTTTTTTGCCACATTTAACGCTGAACGAATTTTGAAAAAATATCCTGCAGTGGACTTCATTGTTCGGGGTGAAGGAGAGCATACCAGTCTTGAGTTGGCTCAATGTTTAGAAAAAAATGGTGACCTCAAAAAAGTTTTGGGAATCAATTTCAGAAACAACAAAAAAATAATTACAACCCCTGACCGGCCTCTTATCAAGGACATTAATTCGTTGCCTTTTCCGGACCGAACCTTGTTGGATATTGATTATCATAATACTACTGCTGGAGTAGTTGTTGCACCTAAAAAGTTCAGTAATTTTGTTACTTCTCGGGGCTGTGTCTACAAGTGCCGTTTTTGTGGATGCAGACGTTTAGCTCGGACTTTGTGGCGGGCTAGGTCTGTTGATAACATAATGGAAGAAATGCACCTTTTGAGCAGTCAAGGCTACAAGCAGTTCATGTTTGTGGATGATAACTTTACATTGAATCCGAAACGGGTTATTGAATTGTGCCGAAGACTAAAAGACGAGAAAGTTGATGTGGAGTTTTTTGCGGAAGGTCGGGTTGACCATTGTCCGCAAGAAATGTTGCAGGAAATGCACAAGGCGAACTGTAAGATGATTTATTTTGGCATTGAGAATGGCACCCAGAAAGTTTTAGATTATTACGATAAAGAAATCACTCCTCAGCAGGCTTTTGCTGCTGTTAAACGGGCTCGTAACGTTGGAATGGATGTTATTGTTGCCTCCTTTATTGTTGGGGCGCCTCACGAAACAAAGCAAGAGATTAAAAACACTTTCAAGTTTGCTCAAAAGTTACAGGTTGATATTCCTCAGTTCAACATTTTAGCTACTTTTCCGGGAACCGACATCTGGGAAGAATTAAAAACTCAAGGTTTAGTGGATGAAGAAAAACACTGGGAAACGGGAGTTATGGTTTCGGATGTTTGTCCTGACACAGTTCCCGCCAAAGAAATCGCGAAACTGATTCATGATGCTTACCAAGATTTTTTTGTTCGTCCTGACTATATTGTGAAGCAGTTGGCCAAGTTTTTTACAAGCTCGTATAGGCGCAACGTTTTGGTTGGTAACCTTAAGCGGGCAGATGCAGTGGCAGACGGCATTAAAATGGTAACTTAG
- a CDS encoding tRNA(Ile)(2)-agmatinylcytidine synthase produces MVKLHIGFDDTDSPNGGCTTYVAALLVEKLDNMGVCFLDYPRLVRLNPNVPWKTRGNGALCLSVECDENLVCEIKKTVLETVERNSKLGYGETNPGIIFFSGEVPQEIKDFATKAKQSMLTVADALTLAETVNAEVIQFKKGRGTIGGLAAIGEDLTKDHTFEIISYRVSENIGKPRRIQASSVKKMDEKSNLTYNNIDPETGRVLITPRGPDPIFCGIRGETAQAVKDAYEMLDIDEPIERWMIFRTNQGTDAHLQRILTVKEIKPNNPVVVQGVVSKAPNVIQGGHVIFGLKDETGQVDCAAYKPTVTLCKVARKLMQGDVVKVYGGVRELSNGQLTINLEKLEVLELVPKLVFVNPICPECEKRLKSMGFNQGFRCDKCGFRSSELTKLEISKERDLKLGLFVTSPSSQRHLTKPFCRYGQEKTGPITSIIKHWFSR; encoded by the coding sequence ATGGTTAAGCTACACATAGGATTCGACGACACAGACTCCCCCAACGGAGGCTGTACCACATACGTGGCCGCTCTTCTCGTAGAAAAACTAGACAACATGGGAGTTTGTTTTCTTGATTACCCCAGACTAGTCAGGCTTAACCCAAACGTTCCATGGAAAACCCGCGGCAACGGAGCATTATGCCTTTCCGTTGAATGCGATGAAAACCTTGTTTGTGAAATTAAAAAAACAGTTTTAGAAACTGTCGAAAGAAACTCTAAACTCGGTTATGGTGAAACAAACCCGGGAATTATTTTCTTTTCTGGAGAAGTACCTCAGGAAATCAAAGATTTTGCCACAAAAGCAAAACAAAGCATGCTAACAGTTGCCGACGCGTTAACTCTGGCAGAAACAGTGAACGCTGAAGTAATCCAATTCAAAAAAGGACGCGGAACCATTGGTGGATTAGCAGCCATCGGCGAAGACCTCACAAAGGATCACACTTTTGAGATTATTTCTTATCGAGTTTCTGAAAATATTGGCAAGCCTCGAAGAATTCAAGCTTCTTCAGTAAAAAAAATGGATGAAAAATCTAACCTTACCTACAATAACATAGACCCAGAAACAGGCAGAGTTCTCATAACGCCAAGAGGACCTGACCCAATTTTTTGTGGAATCCGAGGTGAAACCGCACAAGCAGTAAAAGACGCCTATGAAATGCTTGACATAGATGAACCTATAGAGCGTTGGATGATTTTTCGCACAAACCAAGGAACCGATGCCCACTTACAACGAATTCTTACCGTTAAAGAAATCAAGCCAAACAATCCTGTTGTTGTGCAAGGCGTGGTTTCAAAGGCTCCCAACGTAATTCAAGGAGGTCATGTAATTTTTGGGCTTAAGGATGAAACAGGGCAAGTGGATTGTGCTGCGTACAAACCAACAGTTACTTTGTGTAAGGTTGCAAGAAAACTGATGCAAGGCGATGTTGTGAAAGTTTATGGCGGGGTTCGTGAACTTTCAAATGGACAGTTGACTATTAATCTTGAAAAGCTTGAGGTTTTGGAGCTTGTTCCAAAATTAGTGTTTGTTAATCCAATTTGTCCTGAATGTGAAAAACGCCTCAAGTCCATGGGTTTCAATCAAGGATTTAGGTGTGACAAGTGTGGTTTTCGTTCTTCTGAATTAACAAAACTTGAAATCAGTAAAGAACGTGACCTTAAACTTGGGCTTTTTGTCACCTCGCCTAGTTCTCAGAGACATTTAACCAAGCCATTTTGTCGTTATGGACAAGAAAAAACTGGTCCTATTACTTCTATTATTAAACATTGGTTTTCCAGATAA
- a CDS encoding Lrp/AsnC ligand binding domain-containing protein codes for MPMAFVLINTEIGCESEVLNELRTIDAVKESYMVYGVYDVVAKVGADTMEKLKEIVTWNVRRLDKVRSTLTMIVIEGQK; via the coding sequence ATGCCTATGGCTTTTGTGTTAATAAACACGGAAATAGGATGCGAAAGCGAAGTATTGAATGAATTACGAACAATCGACGCAGTAAAAGAGTCCTACATGGTTTATGGAGTCTATGATGTGGTGGCCAAAGTCGGTGCAGACACCATGGAAAAACTAAAAGAAATCGTCACATGGAATGTCAGGAGACTGGACAAAGTTCGGTCAACCCTAACAATGATTGTTATCGAGGGACAAAAGTAA
- a CDS encoding multiprotein bridging factor aMBF1 gives MQCEVCGRKIFGAPIRGIIEGVNMTVCSQCGKLSSGFWEPKRQPKPQVKSMNRQPVQAFSKRKPKARIPETIEIADDYPHLIRQAREDAGLSHDELGKKTKEKVSVIRKIESGKMIPDLALAEKLEHTLKITLRVPVVESDNKFNSTPKPSGTTLGDLIQFELKKEGEKK, from the coding sequence TTGCAGTGCGAAGTTTGTGGCCGAAAAATTTTTGGTGCCCCTATCAGGGGAATAATTGAAGGCGTTAATATGACTGTTTGTAGCCAATGTGGCAAACTCAGTTCAGGCTTTTGGGAACCTAAACGCCAACCTAAACCACAGGTAAAAAGTATGAATCGTCAACCTGTTCAGGCTTTTTCAAAACGAAAACCCAAAGCAAGAATTCCTGAAACAATAGAAATTGCAGACGATTACCCCCATCTAATCAGACAAGCAAGAGAAGACGCAGGATTAAGCCATGACGAATTAGGCAAGAAAACTAAAGAAAAGGTTTCAGTTATCCGCAAAATTGAAAGTGGAAAAATGATTCCAGACCTTGCCCTTGCAGAAAAGCTTGAGCATACGTTGAAGATTACTCTTCGGGTGCCAGTTGTTGAGTCCGATAACAAATTTAATTCCACTCCTAAACCGTCTGGGACTACTTTAGGAGATCTAATTCAGTTCGAGCTGAAGAAAGAGGGGGAAAAAAAGTAA